In one Achromobacter spanius genomic region, the following are encoded:
- a CDS encoding universal stress protein, producing MYRHLLIAVDGSLLSESAFKRALIFAKEMGATITLIRAIPEDHLLVHQAEMLGTTQTHHTDQARKNAENYLNGLEMEARHALVPCNCVVLVNDHPHEAIVETAKGQGCDLIIMGSHGRHGMTGFLLGSETQRVLAKTRLPVLVFR from the coding sequence ATGTACAGGCACTTGCTCATCGCCGTGGATGGCTCCCTGCTGTCCGAATCGGCATTCAAGCGCGCCCTCATTTTCGCCAAGGAAATGGGCGCAACCATCACGCTCATCCGCGCCATTCCGGAGGACCATCTACTGGTTCACCAGGCCGAAATGCTGGGCACCACGCAAACGCATCACACCGATCAGGCACGCAAGAACGCGGAAAACTACCTGAATGGTCTTGAAATGGAAGCCCGCCACGCGCTGGTGCCGTGCAACTGTGTCGTGCTGGTCAACGACCACCCGCACGAGGCCATTGTGGAAACCGCAAAGGGCCAGGGCTGCGACCTGATCATCATGGGGTCGCACGGGCGCCATGGCATGACGGGCTTTCTGCTGGGTAGCGAAACCCAGCGCGTGCTGGCCAAGACGCGGCTGCCCGTGCTGGTGTTCCGCTAG
- a CDS encoding 2Fe-2S iron-sulfur cluster-binding protein yields MAYRVHLLQTGETFVAGADESLLDAAERAAVKLPHECTFGGCGTCRIKLESGAVRYDEFPMALTPEEAAEGYALACQARAESDLCISVPSSRQVFPEPRQLPATVHRIEAYTDDIIHLTLALPDGGLDYVPGQYMNVLLPDGETRSFSMASASSEGLVDFHVRRIPGGRYTDQWLGQAQAGAALTIEAPLGVFSYHEEDWRPLIMVATGTGIAPIKAILESLLDQEDCPPVTLYWGMRTQADLYLQDEIAGWAGRLYEFNFVPVLSRADASWQGRRGYVQDAVAEDHDDLSEHAIYLCGAPAMIQDAKHVLAARGASLEHIYADSFTFQHALEPAV; encoded by the coding sequence ATGGCATACCGCGTGCACCTCCTGCAGACCGGCGAGACCTTTGTTGCCGGCGCCGACGAATCCCTGTTGGACGCCGCCGAACGCGCGGCGGTGAAGCTGCCGCACGAATGCACGTTCGGCGGCTGCGGCACCTGCCGCATCAAGCTGGAATCCGGCGCGGTGCGCTATGACGAATTTCCGATGGCCTTGACGCCGGAGGAAGCCGCCGAGGGCTACGCGCTGGCGTGTCAGGCGCGGGCAGAAAGCGATCTATGCATCAGCGTGCCTAGCAGCCGCCAGGTGTTTCCCGAGCCGCGCCAACTGCCCGCCACCGTGCACCGCATTGAAGCCTACACGGACGACATCATCCACCTGACGCTGGCGCTGCCCGACGGCGGGCTGGACTATGTGCCGGGGCAGTACATGAACGTGCTGCTGCCCGATGGCGAAACGCGCAGTTTTTCCATGGCGTCGGCGTCGTCGGAGGGGCTGGTCGACTTCCATGTGCGCCGCATTCCCGGGGGCCGTTACACGGACCAATGGCTGGGCCAGGCGCAAGCTGGCGCGGCCCTGACGATTGAAGCGCCCTTGGGTGTGTTCAGCTACCACGAGGAAGACTGGCGCCCGCTCATCATGGTGGCCACGGGCACCGGCATCGCGCCCATCAAGGCCATTCTGGAATCCTTGCTGGACCAGGAAGACTGCCCGCCCGTGACCCTGTATTGGGGTATGCGCACGCAGGCGGACCTGTATCTGCAAGATGAAATCGCGGGCTGGGCGGGGCGCTTGTACGAATTCAATTTCGTGCCGGTGTTGTCGCGCGCCGACGCAAGCTGGCAGGGCCGGCGGGGTTACGTGCAGGACGCCGTTGCCGAAGACCACGACGACCTGTCCGAACACGCCATCTACCTGTGCGGGGCGCCTGCCATGATCCAAGACGCCAAGCACGTGCTGGCCGCGCGCGGCGCCAGCCTGGAGCATATCTACGCCGACAGCTTCACCTTCCAGCACGCGCTGGAGCCGGCGGTCTGA